A single window of Solea senegalensis isolate Sse05_10M unplaced genomic scaffold, IFAPA_SoseM_1 scf7180000013432, whole genome shotgun sequence DNA harbors:
- the LOC122760326 gene encoding PRELI domain containing protein 3B-like, translating to MQKYPNPMNPCVFGVDVLDRSVDTQGRLHSTRLLSTEWGLPAIAKSIIGATRTCIYVQEHSVVDPKEKTFELKSTNITFTNLISVDEKLTYKPHPQNPEKTVLTHESLISVKGVSLSSYLEGLMAKTISVNAGKGREAMEWVIMRLNTEIEELAATARGTMRAPMAAAVAGK from the exons ATGCAGAAATACCCCAACCCCATGAACCcctgtgtgtttggtgtggaCGTTCTAGACAGAAGTGTGGACACACAGGGACGATTACACAGCACCAGACTGCTCAGCACAGAGTGGGGACTACCTGCCATTGCCAAGTCT ATCATTGGGGCAACAAGGACATGCATTTATGTTCAGGAGCATTCAGTAGTGGACCCTAAAGAGAAGACCTTTGAGTTAAAATCTACAAAT ATCACATTCACTAACCTGATATCTGTGGACGAGAAGTTGACCTATAAGCCACATCCACAGAATCCGGAAAA aacAGTGCTGACACATGAATCTCTGATCAGTGTGAAAGGTGTCAGTCTGAGCAGCTACCTTGAGGGTCTCATGGCCAAGACCATCTCTGTTAACGCTGGCAAG GGTCGGGAGGCCATGGAGTGGGTCATCATGCGATTAAACACAGAAATCGAGGAGCTGGCAGCGACTGCTCGTGGTACGATGCGTGCTCCCATGGCAGCAGCTGTTGCAGGCAAATGA